One window of Streptomyces sp. FIT100 genomic DNA carries:
- a CDS encoding lipopolysaccharide assembly protein LapB — protein MKTRYAPNIRNAVIGTVVAGGLVAGFLLFGPGAEGPPPDSGPAAQAMLTAGTGAPVSVGELSVLIEDRERWLRSHPDDDESWAVLGSAYVERGTARAEWAYFPKAESALKRSLAARPGSKGNTAAELGMAALANARHDYAAAKRWGERVRARSPREWAAYALLIDTYNGLGDLKSAHKALARLEQLRPGVASALGRAALADRDRGRREDAASKAYEAMTRAGSPAEKAFTQYRLGELAWERGEPAEALGHYDAALRIDAGHHRSRAGRARALAGLGRTDEALRDYDAAVKALPLPQYALEAGELYESVGLDGDARTHYDVMRREAAKARRNGVSEELVLARYEADHGEARSAVRRMEQEWRRGHRSVYAADVLGWALHRAGRSAEGLKYAKAATHPGMRNALFVYHLGEIERARDMTGAARRHLAEALRINPKFSPVHAPKAAKILAELGEPPAGGPEDIWGEAEPWDLDGTPPPLETPLPSPSDENDDDDGEHGDGDEDADEGADGERDEARDEEGRAPTPDASEARASERRASDGPGPSGASGASETSEPREPREPRKPREASDAPDASPSQR, from the coding sequence ATGAAGACCCGATACGCGCCAAACATCAGGAATGCCGTGATCGGCACGGTGGTCGCCGGCGGGCTCGTCGCCGGTTTCCTGCTCTTCGGGCCGGGTGCGGAGGGGCCGCCGCCCGACTCGGGCCCCGCCGCGCAGGCGATGCTGACGGCGGGCACCGGGGCGCCGGTCTCGGTCGGCGAGCTGTCCGTGCTGATCGAGGACCGCGAGCGCTGGCTGCGCTCGCACCCCGACGACGACGAGTCGTGGGCGGTGCTCGGCTCCGCGTACGTGGAACGGGGCACGGCGCGCGCGGAGTGGGCGTACTTCCCGAAGGCCGAGTCGGCGCTGAAACGTTCGCTCGCGGCGCGGCCCGGCAGCAAGGGGAACACGGCCGCCGAGCTGGGCATGGCGGCGCTCGCGAACGCACGGCACGACTACGCCGCGGCCAAGCGGTGGGGCGAGCGGGTCCGGGCGCGCTCGCCCAGGGAGTGGGCGGCGTACGCCCTGCTCATCGACACGTACAACGGTCTCGGCGACCTCAAGTCCGCCCACAAGGCCCTGGCGAGGCTGGAGCAGCTGCGACCGGGTGTGGCGTCGGCGCTGGGCCGGGCGGCCCTCGCGGACCGCGACCGCGGCCGGCGCGAGGACGCGGCGAGCAAGGCGTACGAGGCGATGACGCGCGCGGGCAGCCCGGCGGAGAAGGCGTTCACGCAGTACCGGCTGGGCGAGCTGGCCTGGGAGCGCGGCGAGCCGGCGGAGGCGCTGGGGCACTACGACGCGGCGCTGCGGATCGACGCCGGGCACCACCGGTCCCGGGCGGGCCGGGCGCGGGCGCTGGCGGGTCTCGGCCGTACGGACGAGGCGCTGCGCGACTACGACGCGGCGGTGAAGGCGCTGCCGCTGCCCCAGTACGCGCTGGAGGCGGGCGAGCTGTACGAGTCGGTCGGCCTCGACGGGGACGCCCGTACGCACTACGACGTGATGCGCAGGGAGGCGGCGAAGGCGCGGCGGAACGGGGTGAGCGAGGAGCTGGTGCTCGCCCGTTACGAGGCCGACCACGGCGAGGCGCGGTCGGCGGTGCGCCGCATGGAGCAGGAGTGGCGGCGCGGCCACCGGAGCGTGTACGCGGCGGACGTGCTCGGGTGGGCGCTGCACCGGGCGGGGCGGTCGGCGGAGGGCCTGAAGTACGCGAAGGCGGCCACGCATCCGGGGATGCGGAACGCGCTGTTCGTGTACCACCTCGGCGAGATCGAGCGGGCCAGGGACATGACGGGCGCGGCCCGCCGGCATCTGGCGGAGGCGCTGCGGATCAACCCGAAGTTCTCGCCGGTGCACGCGCCGAAGGCGGCGAAGATCCTGGCCGAGCTGGGTGAGCCCCCGGCGGGCGGGCCCGAGGACATCTGGGGCGAGGCCGAGCCGTGGGATCTGGACGGGACGCCGCCACCGCTGGAGACGCCGTTGCCGTCGCCGTCGGACGAGAACGATGACGATGACGGCGAACACGGGGACGGGGACGAGGACGCGGACGAAGGCGCGGACGGGGAGCGGGACGAGGCGCGGGACGAGGAGGGCCGTGCGCCCACGCCGGACGCGTCGGAGGCGAGGGCGTCGGAGCGGAGGGCCTCGGACGGGCCCGGCCCGTCGGGGGCCTCCGGAGCCTCGGAGACGTCGGAGCCCCGGGAACCCCGGGAACCCCGGAAACCCCGGGAAGCCTCGGACGCTCCTGACGCAAGCCCCTCGCAGCGCTGA
- the hppD gene encoding 4-hydroxyphenylpyruvate dioxygenase has translation MTEILDQTPDTARQADPFPVKGMDAVVFAVGNAKQAAHYYSTAFGMKLVAYSGPETGSRETASYVLTNGGARFVFTSVIKPATGWGRFLAGHVAEHGDGVIDLAIEVPDVRKAYAYAVEHGARGIEEPYEVKDEHGTVVLAAIATYGSTRHTLVDRSGYDGPYLPGFVAAEPIVAPPAKRTFQAIDHCVGNVELGRMNEWVAFYNKVMGFTNMKEFVGDDIATEYSALMSKVVADGTLKVKFPINEPAIAKKKSQIDEYLEFYGGAGVQHIALATNDIVETVRTMRAGGVQFLDTPDSYYDTLGEWVGDTRVPIETLRELKILADRDEDGYLLQIFTKPVQDRPTVFFEIIERHGSMGFGKGNFKALFEAIEREQDKRGNL, from the coding sequence ATGACTGAGATCCTGGATCAGACCCCTGACACCGCCCGGCAGGCAGACCCCTTCCCGGTGAAGGGAATGGACGCGGTCGTCTTCGCCGTCGGCAACGCCAAGCAGGCCGCGCACTACTACTCCACGGCCTTCGGTATGAAGCTCGTCGCCTACTCCGGACCGGAGACCGGCAGCCGCGAGACCGCGTCGTACGTCCTCACGAACGGCGGCGCCCGCTTCGTGTTCACCTCCGTCATCAAGCCCGCCACCGGCTGGGGCCGCTTCCTCGCCGGCCACGTCGCCGAGCACGGTGACGGCGTCATCGACCTCGCCATCGAGGTGCCGGACGTGCGGAAGGCGTACGCGTACGCCGTCGAGCACGGCGCACGCGGCATCGAGGAGCCGTACGAGGTCAAGGACGAGCACGGGACCGTCGTGCTCGCCGCCATCGCGACGTACGGCAGCACCCGCCACACCCTCGTCGACCGCTCCGGCTACGACGGCCCGTACCTGCCCGGCTTCGTCGCCGCCGAGCCGATCGTGGCGCCCCCGGCGAAGCGCACCTTCCAGGCCATCGACCACTGCGTGGGCAATGTCGAGCTCGGGAGGATGAACGAGTGGGTGGCCTTCTACAACAAGGTCATGGGCTTCACGAACATGAAGGAGTTCGTGGGTGACGACATCGCGACCGAGTACTCGGCGCTGATGTCGAAGGTGGTCGCCGACGGCACCCTCAAGGTGAAGTTCCCCATCAACGAGCCCGCGATCGCGAAGAAGAAGTCGCAGATCGACGAGTACCTGGAGTTCTACGGCGGCGCCGGCGTCCAGCACATCGCGCTGGCGACGAACGACATCGTCGAGACCGTGCGCACCATGCGCGCGGGAGGGGTCCAGTTCCTGGACACGCCCGACTCGTACTACGACACCCTCGGTGAGTGGGTCGGCGACACCCGTGTGCCGATCGAGACCCTGCGCGAGCTGAAGATCCTCGCGGACCGTGACGAGGACGGCTATCTGCTCCAGATCTTCACCAAGCCGGTCCAGGACCGTCCGACCGTCTTCTTCGAGATCATCGAGCGCCACGGGTCCATGGGCTTCGGCAAGGGCAACTTCAAGGCTCTCTTCGAGGCGATCGAGCGCGAGCAGGACAAGCGCGGCAACCTGTGA
- a CDS encoding Lrp/AsnC family transcriptional regulator, with protein MAIDHLDGRLIVLLAREPRIGVLEASRRLGVARGTVQARLDRLQSSGVIRGFGPDVDPAALGYPVTAFATLEIKQGQGTDVRAHLATVPEVLELHTTTGHGDMLCRLVARSNADLQRVIDRVVGFEGIVRASTAIVMENPVPLRIIPLVEQAAGDMREG; from the coding sequence GTGGCGATCGATCATCTGGACGGCAGGCTCATCGTGCTCCTCGCCCGCGAGCCGCGCATCGGTGTCCTGGAGGCCTCGCGCCGCCTGGGCGTGGCCCGCGGCACGGTCCAGGCGCGGCTCGACCGGCTCCAGTCGAGCGGGGTCATCCGAGGCTTCGGACCGGACGTCGACCCGGCGGCCCTGGGCTACCCGGTGACGGCGTTCGCGACGCTGGAGATCAAGCAGGGCCAGGGCACGGACGTCCGGGCCCATCTGGCCACCGTCCCGGAGGTGCTGGAACTGCACACCACGACGGGCCACGGCGACATGCTCTGCCGCCTCGTCGCCCGCTCGAACGCGGACCTCCAGCGGGTGATCGACCGGGTCGTCGGCTTCGAGGGGATCGTGCGGGCGTCGACGGCGATCGTGATGGAGAACCCGGTGCCGTTGCGGATCATCCCGCTGGTGGAGCAGGCGGCGGGGGACATGCGTGAGGGCTGA
- a CDS encoding S16 family serine protease, translated as MFLSRLSRPWALAVCALPVVALLAVTGLAPLPFTLAQPGQATNVLGDDQGKPVITITGAPTRKTEGTLRMTTIVATGPTAEVDFGDVADAWFRTDRAVLPRDVVYPVGESEKEIQKHNTAEMQKSQDSAVDAALGYLGEDPEKVKVTLHLADVGGPSAGLLFSLGIIDKLDGNGAGGDLTGGRDIAGTGTITADGKVGAVGGVALKTQAAARDGSTVFLVPKAECGDAQAELPDGMRLIPVTTLKEAVDALRLLDQDESKVPTC; from the coding sequence GTGTTTCTCTCACGCCTCTCGCGCCCCTGGGCTCTCGCCGTCTGCGCCCTCCCTGTCGTCGCACTGCTGGCGGTCACCGGGCTCGCGCCGCTGCCGTTCACCCTGGCCCAGCCGGGTCAGGCCACGAACGTGCTCGGGGACGACCAGGGGAAGCCGGTGATCACGATCACCGGTGCCCCTACTCGCAAGACGGAGGGGACGCTGCGGATGACGACGATCGTCGCCACCGGGCCGACCGCCGAGGTCGACTTCGGCGATGTGGCGGACGCCTGGTTCCGCACGGACCGGGCGGTGCTGCCGCGCGACGTGGTCTACCCCGTCGGCGAGTCCGAGAAGGAGATCCAGAAGCACAACACCGCCGAGATGCAGAAGTCCCAGGACAGCGCCGTGGACGCCGCCCTGGGCTACCTCGGCGAGGACCCGGAGAAGGTGAAGGTCACCCTCCACCTCGCGGACGTCGGCGGCCCCAGTGCGGGGCTGCTCTTCTCGCTCGGCATCATCGACAAGCTCGACGGCAACGGCGCGGGCGGCGATCTCACCGGCGGCCGTGACATCGCCGGTACGGGCACGATCACCGCGGACGGCAAGGTCGGCGCGGTCGGCGGGGTGGCGCTGAAGACGCAGGCGGCCGCCCGTGACGGGTCGACCGTCTTCCTGGTGCCGAAGGCCGAGTGCGGGGACGCCCAGGCCGAACTCCCCGACGGGATGCGGCTGATCCCGGTCACGACGCTGAAGGAAGCGGTGGACGCGCTGCGGCTCCTTGACCAGGACGAGAGCAAGGTCCCGACCTGCTGA
- a CDS encoding IclR family transcriptional regulator, which produces MTAETSQTLDRGLRVLKLLADTDHGLTVTELSHRLGVNRTVVYRLLATLEQHALVRRDLGGRARVGLGVLRLGRQVHPLVREAALPALRSLAEDIGATAHLTLVDGAEALAVAVVEPTWTDYHVAYRAGFRHPLDRGAAGRAILAARQGGLTEPTYTLTHGELEAGASGAAAPLIGVTGIEGSVGVVMLADSVPERVGPRVVDAAREVADALR; this is translated from the coding sequence GTGACCGCGGAGACCTCCCAGACGCTCGACCGGGGACTGCGTGTCCTCAAACTGCTTGCCGACACCGACCACGGCCTGACCGTCACCGAGCTCTCCCACCGGCTCGGCGTCAACAGGACGGTCGTCTACCGGTTGCTCGCCACACTGGAGCAGCACGCTCTGGTCCGCCGTGACCTGGGCGGACGGGCCCGGGTCGGGCTCGGCGTGCTGCGGCTCGGCCGCCAGGTGCACCCGCTCGTACGGGAGGCGGCGCTGCCCGCGCTGCGCTCGCTCGCCGAGGACATCGGCGCCACCGCCCATCTCACCCTGGTCGACGGGGCGGAGGCGCTCGCGGTCGCGGTCGTCGAGCCGACCTGGACGGACTACCACGTGGCGTACCGGGCCGGTTTCCGCCATCCTCTGGACCGCGGCGCCGCCGGCAGGGCCATCCTCGCCGCTCGTCAGGGCGGACTCACCGAGCCCACGTACACGCTCACCCACGGCGAGCTGGAGGCGGGAGCGAGCGGCGCCGCCGCGCCGCTCATCGGGGTGACGGGCATAGAGGGGAGCGTGGGCGTCGTCATGCTCGCCGACTCCGTACCGGAGCGGGTCGGCCCGCGCGTCGTCGACGCGGCGCGTGAGGTGGCGGACGCGCTGCGCTGA
- a CDS encoding DEAD/DEAH box helicase, with amino-acid sequence MTTTASHSHHLSPAFPGRAPWGTANKLRAWQQGAMERYIQEQPRDFLAVATPGAGKTTFALTLASWLLHHHVVQQITVVAPTEHLKKQWAAAAARIGIKLDPDYSAGPLSKEYDGIAITYAGVGVRPMLHRNRSEQRKTLVILDEIHHAGDSKSWGEACLEAFEPATRRLALTGTPFRSDTNPIPFVTYAEGNDGIRRSAADYTYGYGNALSDGVVRPVIFLSYSGNMRWRTKAGDEIAARLGEPMTKDAISQAWRTALDPRGDWMPNVLRAADQRLTEVRKAIPDAGGLVIASDQDSARAYAKLIREITGTKATVVLSDDTGASKRIDEFSDNDDRWMVAVRMVSEGVDVPRLAVGVYATTISTPLFFAQAVGRFVRSRRRGETASVFLPTIPMLLGFANEMEVERDHVLDRPKKEGEEDPYAESEKEMDEANKEQDEDTGEQDMLPFEALESDAVFDRVMYNGAEFGMQAHPGSEEEQDYLGIPGLLEPDQVQMLLQKRQARQIAHSRKKPDEEADLLELPAERRPVVSHKELLELRKQLNTMVGAYVHQSGKPHGVIHTELRRVCGGPPSAEATAGQIRERIKKVQEWATRMR; translated from the coding sequence GTGACTACCACCGCCTCGCACTCCCACCACCTCTCACCCGCCTTCCCCGGCCGTGCCCCCTGGGGTACGGCCAACAAGCTGCGCGCCTGGCAGCAGGGGGCCATGGAGCGGTACATCCAGGAGCAGCCGCGCGACTTTCTCGCGGTGGCGACCCCCGGCGCCGGTAAGACGACCTTCGCGCTGACGCTCGCGTCGTGGCTGCTGCACCACCATGTCGTGCAGCAGATCACCGTGGTCGCGCCGACCGAGCATCTGAAGAAGCAGTGGGCGGCGGCCGCGGCGCGGATAGGCATCAAGCTGGATCCGGACTACAGCGCGGGCCCGCTCAGCAAGGAGTACGACGGCATCGCCATCACGTACGCCGGTGTCGGCGTACGCCCGATGCTGCACCGCAACCGCAGCGAGCAGCGCAAGACCCTCGTCATCCTCGACGAGATCCACCACGCCGGTGACTCGAAGTCCTGGGGCGAGGCGTGCCTGGAGGCGTTCGAGCCGGCGACGCGGCGCCTCGCCCTGACCGGTACGCCGTTCCGGTCCGACACCAATCCCATCCCCTTCGTCACGTACGCGGAGGGCAACGACGGGATCCGGCGGTCGGCCGCCGACTACACGTACGGCTACGGCAACGCCCTCTCCGACGGCGTCGTCCGGCCGGTCATCTTCCTCTCCTACAGCGGCAACATGCGCTGGCGCACCAAGGCCGGCGACGAGATCGCCGCCCGGCTCGGCGAGCCGATGACCAAGGACGCGATCTCGCAGGCGTGGCGCACGGCGCTCGACCCGCGTGGCGACTGGATGCCGAACGTCCTGCGCGCCGCCGACCAGCGGCTGACCGAGGTCAGGAAGGCGATTCCCGACGCGGGCGGCCTCGTCATCGCCTCGGACCAGGACTCGGCGCGCGCGTATGCCAAGCTCATCCGCGAGATCACCGGCACGAAGGCGACCGTCGTGCTCTCCGACGACACGGGCGCGTCGAAGCGGATCGACGAGTTCAGCGACAACGACGACCGGTGGATGGTCGCGGTCCGGATGGTGTCCGAAGGCGTCGACGTGCCGCGGCTCGCGGTCGGCGTCTACGCGACGACGATCTCGACACCGCTCTTCTTCGCGCAGGCCGTGGGGCGTTTCGTACGGTCCCGGCGGCGCGGCGAGACCGCGTCCGTCTTCCTGCCGACCATCCCCATGCTGCTCGGCTTCGCCAATGAGATGGAGGTCGAGCGCGACCACGTGCTCGACCGGCCGAAGAAGGAGGGGGAGGAAGACCCCTACGCCGAGTCCGAGAAGGAGATGGACGAGGCCAACAAGGAGCAGGACGAGGACACCGGCGAACAGGACATGCTGCCCTTCGAGGCGCTGGAGTCCGACGCGGTCTTCGACCGGGTGATGTACAACGGCGCCGAGTTCGGCATGCAGGCCCACCCGGGGAGCGAGGAGGAGCAGGACTACCTCGGCATCCCCGGCCTGCTGGAGCCGGACCAGGTGCAGATGCTGCTCCAGAAGCGGCAGGCACGGCAGATCGCGCACAGCCGCAAGAAGCCGGACGAGGAGGCGGATCTGCTCGAACTGCCCGCCGAGCGGCGGCCGGTGGTCTCGCACAAGGAGCTGCTGGAGCTGCGGAAGCAGCTGAACACGATGGTGGGCGCGTACGTCCATCAGAGCGGCAAGCCGCACGGTGTCATCCACACCGAGCTGCGGCGGGTGTGCGGAGGGCCGCCGAGCGCGGAGGCGACGGCGGGGCAGATCCGGGAGCGGATCAAGAAGGTCCAGGAGTGGGCCACGCGGATGCGGTGA